One genomic region from Salvia splendens isolate huo1 unplaced genomic scaffold, SspV2 ctg647, whole genome shotgun sequence encodes:
- the LOC121790873 gene encoding probable histone H2B.1, producing MAAKGEKKPAEKKPAAEKSPAEKKPKAGKKLPKEAGAAAGDKKKKRNKKSVETYKIYIFKVLKQVHPDIGISSKAMGIMNSFINDIFEKLAQESSRLARYNKKPTITSREIQTAVRLVLPGELAKHAVSEGTKAVTKFTSS from the coding sequence ATGGCCGCCAAAGGAGAGAAGAAACCCGCCGAGAAGAAGCCCGCCGCCGAGAAATCCCCGGCCGAGAAGAAGCCGAAGGCCGGGAAAAAGCTCCCGAAGGAGGCCGGCGCCGCGGCCGgagacaagaagaagaagaggaacaaGAAGAGCGTGGAGACATACAAGATCTACATCTTCAAGGTGCTGAAGCAGGTGCACCCCGACATCGGGATCTCCAGCAAGGCGATGGGGATCATGAACAGCTTCATCAACGACATTTTCGAGAAATTGGCGCAGGAGTCGTCGAGGCTTGCGCGCTACAATAAGAAGCCTACGATCACGTCGCGGGAGATCCAGACTGCCGTGCGATTGGTGCTGCCCGGTGAATTGGCGAAGCACGCCGTGTCGGAGGGGACAAAGGCGGTGACGAAGTTCACGAGCTCTTGA